In Polaribacter sp. Hel_I_88, the following proteins share a genomic window:
- a CDS encoding heme-binding domain-containing protein: MKTVKIILLILLVAFVGIQFIPTERNQTDIVPVTDFMLVNNVPNNIKNKLQVSCYDCHSNNTKYPWYNKIQPVAWFLEEHVKNGKAELNFSEWGSLSSRRKASKLRSIIKQIESKEMPLDSYTLIHKDAKFSNEETNEIINFITQLKDSL, translated from the coding sequence ATGAAAACTGTTAAAATCATATTGTTGATTTTATTGGTCGCTTTTGTGGGAATACAATTTATTCCCACAGAACGTAACCAAACTGATATTGTACCAGTAACCGATTTTATGTTGGTAAATAATGTGCCAAATAATATAAAAAATAAGTTGCAAGTATCTTGTTATGATTGCCATAGTAACAACACTAAATACCCTTGGTATAATAAAATACAACCAGTTGCTTGGTTTTTAGAAGAACATGTTAAAAACGGAAAAGCAGAATTGAATTTTAGTGAATGGGGTTCGTTGTCAAGCAGAAGAAAAGCAAGTAAACTTCGTTCAATTATAAAACAAATAGAAAGCAAAGAGATGCCTTTAGATTCTTACACGTTAATTCATAAAGATGCAAAGTTTTCAAACGAAGAAACGAATGAAATAATCAATTTTATCACTCAATTAAAAGATAGTTTATAA
- a CDS encoding DUF3347 domain-containing protein — protein sequence MKDLKISVVVILLLTVSFTNAQKKEKMNHGDMKMDHSKMKMQDAKAEAILTAYFNLKDALVADDESKAKELGASLEKSLNSLDVSKYTDAQKLELKDIIVDAKEHAEHISKSPIAHQREHFKVLSKDIIDMVAITGASNKLYEQYCPMYEKGSAWLSMNKEVRNPYYGSKMLKCGKVQREIN from the coding sequence ATGAAAGATTTAAAAATTAGTGTAGTAGTAATATTATTGTTAACGGTTTCTTTTACCAATGCACAGAAAAAAGAAAAAATGAACCACGGAGATATGAAAATGGATCACAGTAAAATGAAAATGCAAGACGCAAAAGCTGAAGCAATTTTAACCGCTTATTTCAATTTAAAAGATGCTTTAGTAGCAGATGATGAATCAAAAGCAAAAGAATTGGGTGCTTCATTAGAAAAAAGTTTAAACAGTCTTGATGTTTCTAAATATACGGATGCTCAAAAATTAGAATTAAAAGATATTATTGTTGATGCCAAAGAACACGCAGAGCATATATCCAAAAGCCCAATAGCACATCAAAGAGAGCACTTTAAAGTTTTAAGTAAAGACATTATAGATATGGTTGCTATAACAGGTGCTTCTAATAAATTATATGAGCAATATTGCCCAATGTATGAAAAAGGAAGTGCTTGGTTAAGTATGAATAAAGAAGTACGTAACCCTTATTATGGTAGTAAAATGCTGAAGTGCGGAAAAGTACAAAGAGAAATTAACTAA
- a CDS encoding potassium channel family protein has product MPKENTVEKSKSTDFYKQLFKKVILTTSIVIASSLSYTLWIVVDSDSIFLPFLIVSLAFFKTIFIVRLTFTQLSKIIGESHQLTHILTLFGILIILIVLSFSADYQALYILNSANFKFETIPNNSFFLQFFEFLYFSFITFSSVGYGDIVPISISGKLIVILEVVLSFFVLVFGIANINRIHVNK; this is encoded by the coding sequence ATGCCTAAAGAAAACACTGTAGAAAAATCTAAAAGTACAGACTTTTATAAACAACTATTTAAAAAAGTGATACTTACTACCAGCATAGTTATTGCTTCATCTTTAAGTTATACCTTATGGATTGTTGTAGATTCTGACAGTATTTTTCTACCTTTTTTAATTGTTAGTTTGGCATTTTTTAAAACCATTTTTATTGTAAGGTTAACTTTTACACAGTTAAGTAAAATAATAGGAGAAAGTCATCAACTGACACACATTCTTACTTTATTTGGAATCTTAATTATTTTAATTGTGCTATCATTTTCAGCAGATTACCAGGCGTTATATATTTTAAATTCAGCAAATTTTAAATTCGAAACGATTCCCAATAACTCGTTTTTCTTACAATTTTTCGAGTTTTTGTATTTCAGTTTTATAACCTTTTCTTCTGTTGGTTATGGAGATATTGTACCCATTTCTATATCAGGAAAACTAATTGTTATTTTAGAAGTTGTTTTAAGCTTTTTCGTTTTAGTTTTTGGTATTGCAAACATCAATAGAATCCATGTAAACAAATAA
- a CDS encoding nuclear transport factor 2 family protein: MKVLKFITLLTVFLLTVNLTNAQDTSYTKDKKEVKAVMKAYKDAIQNLTTEGTFELFTPDAIIFEQGKLEGTYKEYISHHLGPELGHFKSFTFSDYEIQTTVNSPYAYTTENYIYTIILKANKAKGTEERTIKSKGVATSILQKIDGKWKIIHSHTSFKKLKI; the protein is encoded by the coding sequence ATGAAAGTACTTAAATTTATTACTCTATTAACTGTTTTCCTTTTAACAGTTAATCTTACAAATGCACAGGACACCTCTTACACTAAAGACAAAAAAGAAGTAAAAGCTGTCATGAAAGCTTATAAAGATGCAATACAAAATTTAACAACCGAAGGCACTTTTGAACTCTTTACACCAGATGCTATTATATTTGAGCAAGGAAAATTAGAAGGTACTTACAAAGAATACATATCTCATCATTTGGGGCCAGAATTAGGACATTTTAAAAGTTTTACTTTTTCTGATTACGAGATTCAGACAACTGTAAATTCGCCCTATGCTTATACAACTGAAAATTATATATACACAATAATTTTAAAAGCTAATAAAGCCAAAGGCACAGAAGAACGAACTATTAAAAGTAAAGGAGTGGCTACATCAATATTGCAAAAAATTGATGGAAAATGGAAGATAATTCATTCTCATACCTCTTTTAAAAAACTAAAAATCTAA
- a CDS encoding universal stress protein, translating into MKNILVPTDFSKTCDKAAHLAIEIATLFDAEIHFLHQIHTPVDWVKLSKTDEHKYPDTQKAIGIAKSKLRSLDKDAENSGLKSRTFLEYISDVKAISAHSHNFHHDFIITGSKGTQEDFSKQFFGSNTQKIIRDIHVPILVVKEEATLFPFKNIVFVSDFKEDMSNAFKQVVKIAEKCNSKIHLLNINTNKDFNNIKNGIVPIREFLTNFPELENYEMHVYNESTILKGIETFQKDNEVDLVAMYTHNRSGLSNIFSKSIAENITNNSKKPVMTIHL; encoded by the coding sequence ATGAAGAATATTTTAGTTCCAACAGATTTTTCAAAAACTTGTGATAAAGCAGCACATTTAGCAATTGAAATTGCCACACTTTTTGATGCTGAAATTCATTTTTTACATCAAATACATACACCAGTAGATTGGGTAAAATTAAGCAAAACAGACGAACATAAATATCCTGACACTCAAAAAGCGATTGGCATTGCCAAAAGCAAGTTAAGAAGTCTTGATAAAGATGCAGAAAACAGTGGTTTAAAATCCAGGACTTTCTTGGAATATATTTCAGATGTAAAAGCAATTTCTGCACATTCTCACAATTTTCATCACGACTTCATAATAACAGGTAGTAAAGGCACACAAGAAGATTTCTCAAAACAATTTTTTGGGAGCAATACTCAAAAAATTATTAGAGATATCCACGTCCCAATTTTAGTTGTTAAAGAAGAGGCTACACTATTTCCTTTTAAAAACATTGTTTTTGTTTCTGATTTTAAGGAAGATATGTCTAATGCTTTTAAACAAGTTGTTAAAATAGCCGAGAAATGTAATTCAAAAATTCACTTATTAAATATCAATACAAATAAAGATTTTAATAATATTAAAAATGGTATAGTGCCAATAAGAGAATTTTTAACAAACTTTCCAGAATTAGAAAATTATGAAATGCACGTTTATAATGAATCTACCATTTTAAAAGGTATCGAAACTTTTCAAAAAGATAATGAAGTAGATTTAGTAGCAATGTATACACATAATAGAAGTGGTTTATCTAATATATTCTCTAAAAGTATTGCAGAAAACATCACAAATAACTCGAAAAAACCTGTGATGACAATTCATTTATAA
- a CDS encoding APC family permease, which yields MNILKKTNQKLSLLGSVSLGTGVMIGAGIFVLMGQIAELVGDLFPIAFIAGAIVVGFSSYSYVKFSNAYPSSGGVAKFLTKAFGPGTAAGSFSLLMYISMVVAESLVAGTFGAYTLRLFPPEYSGYASILGVILIGVAYIINISGNKIIEVTATFTAIIKVAGISLLAISGLIISGLPTITGNYVASNSQALPEGFGFVAALALSILAFKGFTTITNQGGDIKNPHKNVGRSIIISIAVCTIIYVVLALSVAGGLSVEEIIIAKDYALAAAAKPLFGEWGSILTILLAIVATVSGVIASIYSASRMLGMLGNMKQVPDMNKMKKLKNPSLIFTVSLAILLTILFDLTRIASIGAIFYLIMDIAIHWGLFRYLKKEVKFNPIIPIIAIVMDIVILSAFIYLKYVNDPFVLVVASIGIALVFLFQFLFMKTHTDKDGNMKMGMEMDEEEMMKM from the coding sequence ATGAACATACTAAAAAAAACAAACCAAAAACTCTCATTATTAGGCTCTGTTTCCTTGGGTACAGGTGTAATGATTGGCGCAGGTATTTTTGTGCTAATGGGTCAAATTGCAGAGTTAGTAGGTGACTTGTTTCCAATTGCATTTATAGCAGGTGCAATAGTAGTTGGTTTTAGTTCATATTCTTACGTTAAATTTTCAAACGCATATCCTTCTTCTGGTGGTGTAGCAAAATTTTTAACAAAAGCATTTGGTCCTGGAACAGCTGCAGGTTCTTTCTCTCTATTAATGTACATATCAATGGTAGTTGCCGAAAGTTTAGTTGCTGGTACTTTTGGTGCTTATACTTTACGCTTATTTCCGCCAGAATATTCTGGATATGCATCCATATTAGGTGTAATTCTTATTGGAGTAGCGTATATAATAAATATTTCTGGTAATAAAATTATTGAAGTTACAGCCACTTTTACAGCAATAATTAAAGTAGCAGGCATTTCATTGTTAGCAATTTCTGGTTTAATAATTTCAGGTTTGCCAACCATAACAGGTAATTATGTAGCATCTAATAGTCAAGCTTTACCAGAAGGATTTGGATTTGTAGCTGCCTTGGCATTGTCAATTCTTGCTTTTAAAGGGTTTACTACGATTACAAATCAAGGTGGTGACATTAAAAATCCACATAAAAATGTGGGGCGTTCCATTATTATTTCAATTGCTGTTTGTACAATTATCTATGTTGTTTTAGCATTGTCGGTTGCTGGTGGATTAAGTGTTGAAGAAATTATAATAGCAAAAGATTATGCTTTAGCAGCAGCAGCAAAACCGCTGTTTGGTGAATGGGGTTCAATTTTAACAATTCTACTGGCTATTGTAGCAACAGTTTCTGGTGTAATTGCCAGCATATATTCTGCTTCCAGAATGTTAGGCATGTTGGGTAATATGAAACAAGTACCTGATATGAACAAAATGAAGAAACTTAAAAATCCCTCGTTAATTTTTACTGTTTCTTTAGCCATACTACTAACTATTTTATTCGATTTAACTCGCATAGCTTCCATTGGTGCTATTTTCTATTTAATTATGGACATTGCTATTCATTGGGGCCTTTTTAGATACCTTAAAAAAGAAGTAAAATTTAATCCAATTATTCCAATAATAGCAATAGTAATGGATATTGTTATTTTATCAGCATTCATTTATTTAAAATATGTTAACGACCCTTTTGTACTTGTAGTAGCAAGTATAGGAATAGCTCTTGTTTTTCTGTTTCAATTTCTTTTCATGAAAACACACACAGATAAAGATGGAAATATGAAAATGGGAATGGAAATGGATGAAGAAGAAATGATGAAAATGTAA